AAAATAAACGATCCCCggttgaggaggaggagaagtaTGAAAGTTGCAAAGAAAACATCTCCATTGATTCTCAGTTGCAAGAGGAACAGCCTGGAGCTGTAGAAACCTTGCCTGGTTCTGACACGGATGAGGATGGCAATTCAGTGGAGAGTGGTGATAAACTTCTGCGCAAAAAATCCCAGAAAATTTGTGGAGTGTACACCCCAGATGCAAGGTTGAAAGGGTTGTTCATGAGCGAGAAGAAGACTGAGTATATGCCCCTACCCAAGATAAGTCGTGCTATTTTTAAGAAGTTTAGCGATATTCTCAGTGAAAACCTCGTGCAATAAGTTTAGGATGTAATTTACTGTTAGAAACATATAGACATCTTGTTCTGGCTGATTCCAAAAAGCGTTCCCGCTGTTTTAATTTGCAGGCAGTTCCAAATCAAGACCTCTCACATTGTCACGAATTTTTTCTTCCTTGACATAGCTACACCCGGGAAATGGTTGTCCGACGaggtacaaatttttttttcaacctcGCAGAGTTATAAGTTTGTCTCTTTAATTTTTGCTGCTAATAATGTAACACAACACATGTATGTGATAATGCAAATTGTTGTGGAGGCGTCGTGGGAGTGTTCTGCAGAAAGACCGGATGGTAATGTTCGATCCGTACTTTACAAAGTTCATTACCTCGAACTGGCTCGCtttcaatgaagttgaggataAGTTGGATTTTGATTGGGGTACAAACATAGCAGCTTATATTACAGGAAAGAGTAGGGGCAAAAACCTTAAGTTGGAACTTGGTCGCGATGTCGACATGGTGTACACTCCAATGCATTGGGGGAGGAATCATTGGGTTGGTCTTTGTATTAACTTGCGGACTTCTAACGTGACCATACTTGATTCGTTCATCACTGAGAATCGAACTGAAGCAGATGTTGATGTACAGATGACTCCTGTTCTGAAGTCCTTACCATATATACTTGAGCAGTATGTCGAGTATACAGTGTACCAAATCAGTGAAGGAGTGCGATTTTACTCGTGGAATCGGGTTGAAGGCATCTATCACAACAAAAGGGGTGGTGACTGTGCGCCTTGCGCCGCTGAGTTTATGGAGATGCATTCTAATGGTGTTGGGAAAGAAGAGATGCGTTTGATAACAGACAAAGTTGTGGATAAATTTCGCGAGCAGTATGTAATGGACTGCTACGAGGAGTTCTTTGGCGATTACCAGGTTGCAAACGAGGCCAGTATGAAGTAGAAGTAACTTGATTCTACCTATCTACTTTCGAAAATATTTTCCGCATGTATAATTATTGAAGGCGTGTTTCTATTTCTTGTCTGAACTTAATATCTACGTTTTTTTTAAAGTGTGGGATAACTTTCCATTGTAAAATAACGAATGTATACCTTCAATATTAAGGTCGAGACCCACTCTTTATGTAATCCATTTTACATATTGAAACACAAGTTCGTATTGACTATCTAGTATTTAATTAGCATTGTAATAATAATTCATTGCATAGTTCATATACGTACACTTAAATTGATAAGCTGCATACCATCTCCATTTGCCAACCTTTTACTGTGAACCGAAACGTTACATGTTTTACTCTTTCAGAAATGTCGTTATATTGGTAGAAACGTTTTATTTAAAGGATAACCGTACACTCAACCTAGAAAAGGCTTGTCGCCGTACACTTAATACATTTAAAGCGTACACCACAGTTTACAGCTAGTAGAAATCATTGGGGTAACGAGTTTTAAGAAATACTTAATTTCGTCAATCTCAGCAGCGTTATTCTTCTCGTCTTCTTCTATTATATTAATACGATTTTCCATCGAATTTAAGCTTCGAATTCTGCGTTCGTGGCCATCAACTTTCTTCCTTAGCATCTCGGTTTCCTCTTCAATAGCctcatcccattctttctttctGTGCAAGCCGTCATCCTGCAAATTAGactgaaatattaaaatttcagaaaatgataaacaatatattatatgtttgttaCCTCAAAGGCTTTGCAAATGAAGTATTTCTTTCCAATGTCTGCTTGTGCGTTACAGATCTGTATGACAATCTGGCCACCGCATGGACAGCGACGCGGAATTCCATAGTCAGAGTCGGCAACGATTTGCAGCATGTCCATATACCTCTTCGCCCTTTTATCGTCGCTGTAGCTTGGATCCGTCATTCTTAAAATTTGCGATAAAGATTACAAAGGAAGGACCGGTTTTAAACACAATTCGTAGTGTAGATGTGAGTTTAAATGTTCAATCTGACATTCCAACCCCCGAACATTGATTCGTCACCAACCAAACAACATTCATTTATTTCCACCAACAAACCTCGTTAAATCTTAAACGTATGgggataatattatttaaatattttgtgttctttcaaattttaaattaatgatGAGCCGTTTGTTGGTTTTCGAACACCAATATAGCCGTAAGGATAGAATAAACATAGTGTCGGAACTGAGCTGCCAAAAATTTAGCCGTTAGGAGAGAATAAACCTGCAAAAATATAGTTGTTAGGGAAAGATAAAGTCAGCCTGGTTTCCCTATATACGGAGATTGAACTGAGATGTTTTGTATTCGCACCAAAGAGCTCTGCTTTCCTCAAAATACACTGATCAAATATTTTCAGCAGATGACGGATCCTTACTATGCAGATGTGAAGCAATGGAAAAGGGATTACGATCGGTGTGAGATGGTTCTCTTTGCTAACCAATGCAAACCCAAAATATGCGTGTGCGGTGGTCCTATTACATTGGCAACCGACGACAAAGGAATGAGTTACTACGAATGCAAAGAGTATGAGGTGAGTAATGAAGTTCATAATCGTAAATAGATTcaatattttgagttaaaacATGAGGATCACTATATTCTATCCTTCAGGATGATGGGTTACACATTCGGCATCGCTGTTTTGATGCTATTAAAGAAGAGTTGGAGGAGTTAAAGAAGAAAGTTGCTGAGGAGGCAAACAACCGAATGAATGTGGAAGATGAGATGAAGAAAATGCGTGAAGATAGCAAACTTCTTTAGGAATTATGTATCGAGGTGAGAAATGAAGTTTATAATCGTAACTTCTTAAGGAATTTTGTATCAAGGTGAGAAATTCGAGTTTTGACATGAGGATCACTATCTTATATCCTTCAGGATGATGAGTTACACAGTCGGCATCGCTGTTTTGATGCTATTGAAGAAGAGCTGCTAGAGTTAAAGAATGAAGTTGCTGAGGAGTCAAACAGCCGAATGAAGATGGAAGATGAGTTGAAGGAAATGCGTGAAGATATCAGACTGCTAAAGGAATTATGTATGTAGGGGGATGTTGACTCATGCTAATAACTTTAAGTAGTAATGTTTTCTGTTGTCATTGCTGTTATTGTCCCTCAAAATAATGTTGTTGTTTTCAATTAACGTTGTTCTGTATTTTTATTAACGTACAAGTCTATAGAATTCTATTAAATGGTCGCCTTTCGTTATCTGTCACTCGTATAGTTGAACTTTTATTCATAGCAGTGTATTTACCAAACGCCATAAAATTACAGCTTCACGTTTCCCAATGGTTGCTTATCTTAACAATCGGGTTGTTTAAATAGACCGTGAGAGAATGGAACATGTGTTTTCTGTGAGACAATAGTGCCCGTAGGCAAAATGAAGCAAGGAGATTATTCTGTGAGAGAATACAATACAAAGTTCCTGGCAGGAGGTCTGCTTGACATTCACGGTGAAGGTACATTGGTAAAGATGTATCGAGAAGGCTTACGAGAAGACATACGGTCAAAGATCGGAACAACAGTCTTCTCGACATTAGACGAAATCATGCAGGAAGCTTTGGATGTTGATGAAGGTGGTAGGCCGTGTGACAGATCTGTCTCTCCCACAGAATCAGATGACTCGGTTTCAGATGACTCGGTATATGCGTATTCGGGAAAGCACCCGAAGAAGAAGGCTAGAACGGAAAAGCATCGTAACGACGACGTAGAAGTCGAAGAGCATGATGGTGACCAACAATATGAGACTGATGCTGAGTATCAAAATTGAGTTGTCTCTTCCAAATCCGGTCGAAGGGAGTAATGATGAGTGTGACAGTAAGGTTGATCTTGAAGACTATAACGAATACATTGAGGAACACCACAAGTCCGATTCTGAGTCGAGTGAAGACTTCAAATGATGTTAATGATCGAAAACCACAATTTGTTTTGGTAATTGTTTTGTTCGCTAATGTTGCACACCAATATGTTATGCAGACCATTTTCCTACTCTGTACGTGCACACGAAATGATGTTGATGATCGAAAAACcacatttttttgtaattgtttTGATCACTAATGTTGCACACCAATATGTTATGCACACCATTTGCATGCACACCAATATCAATACAGAGCAGACGCGGTGGACACAAACCACAATTTACACAAATAACCGCTTAAACCATTTAAAGGAATTAAGGGCAATCAACCAACATCGGTGCACATCAATAAGTTGCGTGCACCATATAGACCGTGCACATGAATAACGATATAGATCATGAGCGgtttacagaaaaataaatttacacaAATAACCGCTTAAACCATTTAAAGGAATTAAGGGCAATCAACCATCGGTGTACATCAATAAGTTGCGTACACCATATAGACCGTGCACACCAATAACGATATAGATCGTGAGTGGTTTTcagaaatataaatttaaacaaataacCGCTTAAACCATTTACCAAAATTAAGAGGAATCAACAAACATCGGGTGTACATCAATAAAAAGGCATACACCATATAGGCACGTACACCTATATACAGAATCAGTCCACCCGATGTCCCATGCCTGAATATCTACTTCCACTAATACCCGTGATGACCAGTAGTACCATGCATACACCTATAGAATGTTATAAAAGAAGATAAGAGTGAAAAATTGCGAATTGTGAGAAATAATTATAACGACTATAATTGTTCtcctatattttttcttaacgGATAGATTTTTCTCAATTGTTTAGAACTTTTCGTATGAAGTTGCGTTTTATCTTATGTATTACATTTTCAAACGTCGTAAATTTAAGTCAATTGGAAAAAGTTTTTTCAAACGGCGTAACTTTAAGTCAATTGGAAACCGTTATTTCCAAAGAGAACCGGTTACTGTCGGTTGGACTTATCGCATCTCTTGGTTCGTGTCGGTTACAAACGGTTACACTCCTTATAAATACGGATATCGGGAAACAATTCACAGCAGACGGAAATCATTCTCTTGCTATAATGACACAATTCCCGATCCTCGATCTCCCTTCAGTGGTCCAAGCATTGGTGGTCGAACGCGTTGCAAATAACTCTTTCGCAGATCTCTATAGACTCCGATCTACTTGCAAGTCTATGCGTGCGTTGGCAGACGACGGTGGGGTGTATGCTTCCTTTGATTTATATAACTACCCTTGGTACCTTGGCACGCAACATTTATTGTTAAGAAGATGCTATGAGGAGGGTAATCCAAGTACTCTTTACGTCAAGGGTGTGGAGTATTTCTACGGGTTAGACCGTCTAGATCAAGGACTTCGTTTGTTAAAGAGAGTAGTGGATGCAGGATACGAGCGAGCGTTGTATACCTATGCAATGACTCGCCAAATTTTCTGGGAGGATGAGGAGTACGTTTCTCGTTTCACAAGAGAATCCGTTGGTAGAATGGGAATGGTGGTTAGAAATGAAGATCCGATATGGTTCAACAATGAGAACGACCAGTTCATAACAAAGAGGCATTTGTTCATGTCAACAGTCGTCCCCTTGTGTTATAGTTGCCAGTGTTCACCATGCTTGGACCGGGATTGGGTTCTTTGGTACATTGAGCACAACAAGGCTGGAGACATGTGTAATTGCTGCTTCTGGATTAAAGAGGTTGCTCTTTTTTACGGGATTTTCAGTGTTGCACTGGTTTTCCTGATTTCGACACATGGCAGTAATGCTTCATTGTTGTATTACCTTTGCactacataaataaatataaactttaTGAAACCTCATGCGTTGTACGGTCCTTTGCAGCgtattttcaaacaaattcaaattcaaatagGTCATATTGTCCAAAATAATTTAGACATATCCATTTAAATCGTTTTATTCTTCAAATCTTTTATTGTTGACATCGACGAGACTGAATACTACTTTTTTACGaatattattaaacaattacTGACCGTTTAAGTGTTCGCTATTATGATATCTATTAAAAAGATGAGAAATTCTTTAAATTCTGACTTCTTCGAGACAAATTTCTACTAAACAATCATTTtgcttaaatgttttattttaccTAAAATCGAGAAGTGCTTTTTCGTTTAGGTCATTTTGCTTAACCAATTACTGACCGTTTAAccaagtttttttaaaattacaaaatatggTGTACACCTAAGTTGACTAGAAAGGTGTACATACACCATATTAAGTACACCCATATATAAGGTGGACATATATTTAACGCACACCATAGACGTAATAACGTATATAAGGTGGACATATGCTTAACGTAATAACGTCCACCAAAGAAAGTACGCCCATATATAAGGTGGACATATACTTAACGTACACGATAGATGGAACaataactttttaatttaattcaCACGCCTTCTTTATGGAATTCATCTTTTTAACTTTGTATTATCAGTGTTCTACCAAGTCGAGACAGCTAAAAAACCTTTCCCAATCTCGAAAATTCGATGGTAGGTCAAGTACTCCCAAATCTGCCCGACGAAATTATCTGTAAAATCATCGCGCTTCTTGGAGAGGAGACATTCTATTACTTGGGTGATTTCCTCCGGGCTGAGAAACGCGGTTACGCACTTGTCCATGAACCGTCCGTCTTAAAGATGTGCGATATTACACTTATGGTCCATTATGTGACCAGTCAAATCTGCAAAGGTGGTCAGTTTCGCGAGTTTTTCCTCAAGTGCATTAATGCAGGCAACACAAACACAATATGCTATGACGGTCTCCACGCAGCGATAGGCATATGACTTGAGGAgagtattaaaattttgaaaccaaATGTGCCAACGCATGGATTATCAACCTTTGCTGTGGCCATTTTCAATGTATGTCTTGGCAGAGACAAGGAAGCCAGCCAAGTGTTTCAGTAGTTCGCAGCCCATCACGCCGACCTGCGGTCGGAAGCCGTTTTAGATGTGGGAGACTCGATACAGTGGCTGCTGTCAACTTTCCATGCGCCATGGCTTAACACATACGGTGAAGCCTTCCAATTTCCCGACGATGATGTAATCATGCACCCAAAATGCCTTCATGGCAAAAACTGCAGGAACTTTTACGTCGGGATGGACGGTTCCTGCGAGAACTGCACTTGTTTGTACAATGCTGTAACTGAATTTGTTCAACTTCATTTTCAACAAAGTGTACGAATTATCAAATAAGGTGTACGTTAATACAAACGCCGGCGAATACTGGGTATTTTAAAGAACCGTAGAGGTTGTTGAtgtcactcaaattaccctaaggagtgaattactctctcaaataagaggttcggatgtagtacttagggatcgaatccacagagactctaggattacacaatagattatggtttttgaataaatctagattaaattgtttataagttttaaagtAGTTAATGGAGTGGTGAGCAAGTGTATTGctcaattgatttgttttggagttgttaacagttgggagaaatagctagattcaggtatattctcaggtatAATAAGTAAAACTTAATTTGGTTTTTAAGGGTTTATTGATGTTAAtcattcttgaattcaaactttagatataatcaatctgattatctaatttggatcttggatttcgactctcgtatgttaatcacgagaaagtgtcgatcaatAATTCTTAatgaatgtcgatcgatacacctctcaaaatatcgatcgacaggggtatcgctgcgtcgatcgatatttcttccagaaagctttacggaTAGGTTTGATCTAaattctctaactcactagaccaactctcgtctgtatctagtcagttagatcatactagttattttcaggtattgagtcaagcaatggcttgatcccaattaatcctaagatctaaatttaaagggtgatcaatcctaaacttagctttaagcataactagatgaaaaaattatatttctaaataccctaacaattgttgttgtcagtaatacatttatcaacctattgagaaacctaaatctaacaataaggattactcagacatattcatggaacacatagttatgatggtctgaataatacttaattAAAATGAGTGAATAGAGTAAGCAACAAAATGAATATAAGCAAAGGAGTTCAAgattttctctgttttgcagtgttgatctatctctccaattcTAAGCTCTCCCTTTTCAATAGTGGCTTTTTGCTTcctccaaactaggtctaaaaaggtctctaggcaagtctgcctctaaaatgatacaaaaccctagtaaATAGCCTAACAAGCGGCCAGAGacttaaaatgtaattattgaaacttttgtgaaattttaattcttttaatttgtcattaactctCGAGTGgctttgctgtcgatcgatacgaAGAGTTCACTATCGATTGATATTCCTTGGTAACTATCGGTCGATAGTCTGACAAATAATCGACCATCCAGCAAAGCTCATAAGTCTCCAAAtagctccaaatacatcattttcttccggttagtacctgaacctgtaattactctaaatagactctatatagtaataatatatctGAAAATACTCATAAACCATGGTTAAAattgggtaaaatccatggtctttCAACTCCCCTagacttactcttttgcttgtcctcaagcaaaacacaaCATAGCAGTCTCTatgagagaggtttgaaaaccGCAGGGACtctcatgatttaaaacttagaatcatcaccccttcaatattgcaatccatatctacaaagtcctaatcacaaggGCACTTTATATTATATCCTAGCTTATCAACCAAATTCTTCTAGCCAGCAACTTAAacaaatcttgtctgacattccccttcaccaacctcatttctttgcataaataaaagtgcaggcatcaccttgggagtatcgatcacatgatgcaaggattctcaaacaagtatctggatctgcaggtaaaagttagtttctatcttttctctctactaatttctctctttagtcaaagtctgcttatttCAGgttcattgaccaagattggacagactttcttgaatcaagtcttaatggtggttgccaccaagccctgttcacttctttttgacctatatacaaaaattcatatgaatcgaaccttgatgattgccgccaccaagtcccgttcgaattctttttgttggaatccttatgaagcaagccttaatgttgtagccaccaagtcctgttcggattccacctaactaacacctaattaataaaaaatttattttttattttttatttttttcattctacctataaatctagagtcgaaatagagagataaaagatgataaatctacacaaggctttacctttcagacttgtttgaagaatctgatctcatgtataccaagccccaagacaagcagttgtgtcaagtttagtgttggaggccagctttggttccttcaaacaatctcagcaagtgttgacagttgacatgttgatccactttagtatctttagtactatgtgaaatcagaaagtttaaaatggtgctaaaggaatggttagataacaagcaaaaatcaaataagatcattatccccttcttgactcaataaaaactttttgtttgaaaatatgatttaaaaattcatgaataaactaatatcagtaagtacctcccccagacttaaacttcaCTGTCCCCAATGATATTCAGTCTAAGATTAATGATATTCAGTCTAAGATTGGTTGGTTAGAAAATTAATAACAACTACTAAGTTAAAATGTTAGACAAGAGAAAATAATGTTCGTACCCATCCATCTCTAATGTAGATCGATATATAAGACACTCGATCGATCGACATAAACGCATCACAGTCGATCGACGTAAGGATCTCGTCGTTGATCGATAGCGCGGAGACAGAAACATTATGTCCTAGCTGCATCGTGTCAGTTTATCTAACCCATAAGTATCTGTCAACTAGGTTAGCTCTGTTAGACAATCCAAACATATGCAAGGTCAGCAAAATAGATAAACTCCAGTCATAACATAGAATAATAAGGTCGAAAGTAAATCCTAATAGTACgaaagtaaaagaaaacataagtagatagggatagaaatatgaggactagtcctcatcAGTGGTGTCGTCGCTGGAGGTGCCTCTGCGCTGGCGTGATGGTCCTGCTGCCAACGGTGAGCTGGCTCGCACACTCCTCCTGCTCGAACATCAACATCTCGATACTCTGGCCCAGATCGCAGTGAGGGCATCGACTACGACGCGCTTGAAATCCCCCTCGGGGCGTGTAGACATGTCTGGCATAGGTGGGAATGGCGGGAGTGCGGCCTCGGGCTGATGCGGCTCAGGTCCTCCAGGTCGCTGGACCGTGTAACGTCGCGGCATGGTAGCTGGGGCGCGAAGGAGGCGTGGGTCAGGGCGGAACTGAATGCTACCAAGGCCGTGGTCGAAATCCGTGAGTGTACGCAGTGGCAGCCCACCAAGTGCGTGCCGTTCTCGTCTCTGAAGCACCAGTCACGGTCTCCCTTGAGCCACTGAGTGCTCGTGAGATGCGCTGCGTCCATGTAGACGATCCAGTCATCAATCTCAGCATCGTCTAATGGAACTCCAAAATGTATGAAAATCGGGGTTAGTAGGCTCCCGAccgtctccttcttccttccttGTGACTGGAACGGCTTCATCTTGAGCTTGACCAGATGCTCAGCAAAGACGGCTCCAATGTTGGGCCACACGTCATCCGCGGGCTCCTCTATATCCTCCATGTGAACAAAACTCCTCACCGCGTAATAGGCCAATGTGAGCTCGTGCACCCGAACCTTATTAGGTTCCATTTTGCACAACAGAGTGTTGGCAAGGACCTTCATGAAGTAGCGTAGAGTCGGGTGACGGATGTGTGTCTGAAGAGTCTTGGCGGACTCGAAGTAACCGGTAGCTATGTGCTCCCAGAATGTCAAAATCTCTGCAAATTCGGGTACGATGGCGTGCTGACGCATGGTTTCGAACCCGTAGATAGTGCAGAGAGTCGAGTGAGGGACTCTGTAGCAGATGCCGCAAATGAAGAAGGTCAAGACACCCTCGTTAGCTCTCTTTGCCCTCTCGTGGGCATAGTAGACGTTTACCGTAGCCATGAACTGGCGGACCAGCTCCGGGTAGAGAATCTGGGGTTAGTGGCCATGTTCCCCATACCCATCTCTACGAACAAGTCCCCGAGGCCCGATTTGATGCCCAAAGCTCGGATCACGTCTGGATCGACGAACCGCGTCGGCTCGATGGAGACCTTCAGCCACTCATTGTAGAATATACTGTCATAGTCGTCCCACGTGTCCACGATCGCGCGGTTTCTACATACCGTGCTCTTTGCCGCTTTACGTGTGTCGTCGAGGCGGTCAAAGAGCGGGGTAGGTTCATCTTCGTGCTCGCGTGGCCAAGGGTATTGGTCGCGAACCGGTGGTGGTGGCGGAGCCGCTCTACTGCCGCCTACGTCGAACCTTCGCTTTGTCCTTCTTTCATACATCTGCAACCAAAAACCATAAATGAAAGTAGGAGTTCAGTTCGGTTTGATGGTTTGgtgcaatatcgatcgacgaaaCTAgtggatgtcgatcgatgtctcggTGCTACAATCGATTGATGAAACATGTGTATTGTCGGTCGATTTCACATTCGCGGGAACCTGCAAAAACccatgttggggtcaaaatcggcaCGACGGAATCAaagtctgaaagtccgtaaaaattggCATGAaggtttttacgaaaaataaatcttagaaaaagatctatttttacgaagaatcttgcggagaaaacacatttacgaaaaatcggagaaagacgcaAACAAGGTTGCCGCatagcaaccagcgcaaaagctggtcgctacgaagcgaccgagctctcactaaagctcggtcgctacgtagcgtgctcggtcgctacatagtgaccgagcttgagccaaagctcggtcgctacgtagctaccaGGCTCGAGCCaaaactcggtcgctatgtagcgaccgagctcgagccaaagctcggtcgctacgtagcgaccgagctcgatccaaagctcggtcgctacgtagcgacagggctcgagccaaagttcggtcgctacgtagcgaccgagctcgaaccaaagttcggtcgctacatagctaCCGAGCACTTCCGAAAAGTCGATACGACATCACTCCATGCATTCTCGtgtacccttcgatgctatctcccgaataccgtagcgacCCATCTCACTCTCCCCgacatttctaagttatcaatcaaaatttACCGTAAAAAAACCACTGAAAGTTCATtgtttatcgaaagaagccgtaataaacgcttcgagtcgaaagacggcccaaagggacctaagacatgactcgaagcccaacttacgatttcttaaccaacagcccgtaaaccgcatgtcggtttacgcttgttCGCAAGGgatgataaatgtcaagtttcggataaatacgaaattttgaagataattacgaagatcggaaaaaatggaatatctccatttttatgcaatggcggcttaagggcagaagaggaaaagcgtaaaccgaatttggagccagtatatatgGAGTCCTAGGCAAGAGGCATGAGGCaggacttttcagagcaaacttagcacttacgcggattcggaataaaactccttttgttctcttttacgatttcttatttcttttcgtctttaattgcgtgttctgattacttggcgtgtggtttaacagatatccgggacctctaggaaattagggttttcctaactttccttatttaaacggaaatcgacagtgcgaatttcggttcccacagtttggcgctagaaggaggggggtacggattactctaactcatagccgcaaaacgcttgatcaaaacactgtctggaaatacgaaagaaaaaatcgtagttcgcaacaacgctggtaagaaaactccagccgccactgcgcctatggccaacgcttatgcaaacgccacagttcttgagaaaatcgaaaaacCTCTCTGCGATTTTTtgccacaggaagtgcaatgaaacgagctcgcgatttctcattgtaaacataaagggaaacgataaatcttatc
This genomic stretch from Brassica napus cultivar Da-Ae chromosome C9, Da-Ae, whole genome shotgun sequence harbors:
- the LOC106408773 gene encoding uncharacterized protein LOC106408773 — encoded protein: MTDPSYSDDKRAKRYMDMLQIVADSDYGIPRRCPCGGQIVIQICNAQADIGKKYFICKAFEDDGLHRKKEWDEAIEEETEMLRKKVDGHERRIRSLNSMENRINIIEEDEKNNAAEIDEIKYFLKLVTPMISTSCKLWCTL
- the LOC106408772 gene encoding uncharacterized protein LOC106408772, which produces MTQFPILDLPSVVQALVVERVANNSFADLYRLRSTCKSMRALADDGGVYASFDLYNYPWYLGTQHLLLRRCYEEGNPSTLYVKGVEYFYGLDRLDQGLRLLKRVVDAGYERALYTYAMTRQIFWEDEEYVSRFTRESVGRMGMVVRNEDPIWFNNENDQFITKRHLFMSTVVPLCYSCQCSPCLDRDWVLWYIEHNKAGDMCNCCFWIKEVALFYGIFSVALVFLISTHGSNASLLYYLCTT